The Thomasclavelia ramosa DSM 1402 genome includes a region encoding these proteins:
- a CDS encoding AAA family ATPase, protein MLPNRLTMSAFGPYHQVVTIDFEPFIQDGLFLITGPTGAGKTMIFDAIMFALYGVSSGSERSSEQFRSDQANHDTPTFVELDFILHNQHYLIKRSPRYLLEGKKTPKLPTALLTLPGGKMIEGIKEVNYKIKEILGIDDKQFKQIAMIAQGEFTKLIYAGSEEREKVLRNLFKTDNFRCLEEQLKLRVKEYKSKYDLLFKQREMLLKSLDVEDEKIDLDEYLDSLEKKIKIKAMEYQQNAQYYEQKAKELNVIEINNRRLEYLDDLKIQLSNYLSKEDYYRELEKMIKDLKRANQLQNIYSLMISSKTKLAKLREKEKVLNERLSFAKNDLKKQEKQYALVSKYHDEVAQGQIELEKMVELKQNVLVYQKDLNQGNNLRKQIKVIESKNIGLNDRLQKSAKIIERDSNSIAHLDKLKGDYELINQNYQKIHAHKLEIHNLSSDYDKFLREEEHCYELREQYQKIEEKYLNEKNKYDQMEHHFRSSQAGILASSLKENEPCPVCGSLNHPQLADFDQKIVYQEDLKKAKKNFDKCSETRNDIYNALILKQQEVTLLKKQMENDCQRLGIEEELGKEVFIKVLGKINIDENKLLKQAKELDNEIIYLNNLKISLANHQKDLDLLEQNIQKNNAQVQAYKDQLNQVIGRMEQNKQLKDLTHHQVDQQIEEKQKELLGLTKIIKDIEEKYRSINEQIIQLEAQNRSYCQQIKDEENNYQQVLREYRGKLNSLFTDEKEFLEIIKNVSQLENKEKEYQAYLIAKDSLNKQIHELQLELKGIEVIDVEVVKEKLIILKQKLDSALNILNNLNAQLMTVTSTIKNIKNIDQELSNSHDIYQCYLDLSEVTSGKNSYRISFERYVLAAYFENILVYANTLLKRMSQGRYQLYRRDNRSKGAGKQGLELDVLDLESGLLRDVKTLSGGESFKAALSLALGLSKMIQGYAGGIELNTLFIDEGFGSLDSQSLDQAIDCLIDIQQDGKLIGIISHVSELKERIDHKIILSRKNKETKIAIE, encoded by the coding sequence ATGTTGCCTAATCGTCTTACTATGTCAGCATTTGGGCCGTATCATCAAGTAGTGACAATTGATTTTGAGCCATTTATTCAAGATGGTTTATTTTTGATTACTGGTCCTACTGGAGCTGGAAAAACAATGATTTTTGATGCTATTATGTTTGCTTTGTATGGAGTATCAAGTGGGAGTGAACGTAGTAGTGAACAATTTCGAAGTGACCAAGCTAATCATGATACTCCTACTTTTGTTGAACTTGATTTTATTTTACATAATCAGCATTATTTAATTAAGCGGTCACCACGATATTTATTAGAAGGTAAAAAAACACCTAAGTTACCCACTGCATTATTAACATTGCCGGGTGGTAAAATGATAGAAGGAATCAAAGAAGTTAATTATAAAATTAAAGAAATCCTGGGAATCGATGATAAGCAATTTAAACAAATTGCTATGATTGCCCAAGGTGAATTTACAAAACTTATTTATGCAGGGAGTGAAGAGCGAGAAAAAGTATTACGCAATTTATTTAAGACAGATAATTTTAGATGCTTAGAAGAACAGCTGAAATTGCGAGTTAAAGAATATAAGAGTAAATATGATTTACTTTTTAAACAAAGAGAGATGTTGTTAAAGAGTCTTGATGTAGAAGATGAGAAAATTGATTTAGATGAATATTTGGATTCACTAGAAAAAAAGATAAAGATTAAAGCGATGGAGTACCAGCAAAATGCACAATATTATGAGCAAAAGGCAAAAGAGCTAAATGTCATTGAGATAAATAATCGTCGCTTAGAATATCTAGATGATTTAAAAATCCAGCTATCGAATTATTTAAGCAAAGAGGATTATTATCGAGAATTAGAGAAGATGATCAAAGATTTAAAAAGAGCCAATCAACTTCAAAATATCTATTCACTAATGATTAGTAGTAAAACTAAATTAGCTAAGCTAAGAGAAAAAGAAAAAGTCTTAAATGAACGCTTATCATTTGCAAAAAATGATTTAAAAAAGCAGGAGAAACAGTATGCTTTAGTCTCTAAATATCACGATGAAGTTGCTCAGGGACAAATTGAATTAGAAAAAATGGTAGAACTAAAACAAAATGTTTTAGTATATCAAAAAGATTTAAATCAGGGAAATAACTTAAGGAAACAGATTAAAGTAATTGAGAGTAAAAATATCGGTTTAAATGATAGATTACAAAAAAGTGCTAAAATTATCGAACGAGATAGTAATAGTATTGCTCATTTAGATAAACTTAAGGGTGATTATGAGTTGATAAATCAAAATTATCAAAAAATTCATGCTCATAAACTTGAGATTCATAACTTAAGCTCTGATTATGATAAATTTTTAAGAGAAGAGGAACATTGTTATGAGCTTCGTGAACAGTATCAAAAAATTGAAGAAAAATATTTGAATGAAAAAAATAAATATGATCAAATGGAACATCATTTTAGATCAAGCCAGGCTGGTATTTTAGCAAGCAGTTTAAAGGAAAATGAGCCGTGTCCTGTTTGTGGTTCTTTAAACCATCCACAATTGGCAGATTTTGATCAAAAAATAGTTTATCAAGAAGATTTAAAAAAAGCAAAAAAGAATTTTGATAAGTGTAGCGAAACACGAAATGATATTTATAATGCTTTAATATTAAAACAGCAAGAAGTTACTTTATTAAAGAAACAAATGGAAAATGATTGTCAGCGCTTAGGAATTGAAGAAGAATTGGGGAAAGAAGTTTTTATTAAAGTATTAGGAAAGATCAATATCGATGAAAATAAATTATTAAAACAGGCTAAAGAATTGGATAATGAAATTATTTATTTAAATAACTTAAAAATAAGTTTAGCTAATCATCAGAAGGATCTAGATTTATTAGAACAGAATATTCAAAAAAATAATGCACAAGTACAAGCTTATAAAGATCAATTAAATCAAGTCATTGGACGAATGGAACAAAATAAACAATTAAAAGATTTAACGCATCATCAGGTTGATCAGCAAATTGAAGAAAAGCAAAAAGAATTGTTAGGTTTGACTAAAATAATTAAAGATATTGAAGAAAAATACCGTTCTATAAATGAACAGATTATTCAATTGGAAGCTCAAAATAGGTCGTATTGCCAGCAAATCAAAGATGAGGAAAATAATTATCAGCAAGTACTAAGAGAATATCGTGGGAAACTGAATAGTTTATTTACAGATGAAAAGGAATTTTTAGAGATTATTAAAAACGTCAGTCAGCTTGAAAATAAAGAAAAGGAGTATCAGGCTTATTTAATTGCCAAGGATTCTTTGAATAAACAAATTCATGAATTGCAACTTGAATTAAAGGGAATTGAAGTTATAGATGTTGAAGTCGTAAAAGAAAAACTAATTATTTTAAAACAAAAATTAGATTCTGCTTTAAATATTTTAAATAATTTAAATGCCCAATTAATGACAGTAACCAGTACAATCAAGAATATTAAAAATATTGATCAGGAATTAAGTAATAGCCATGATATTTATCAATGTTATTTAGATTTAAGTGAGGTTACATCTGGAAAAAACAGCTATCGAATTTCATTTGAACGTTATGTTTTAGCGGCATATTTTGAAAATATTCTAGTTTATGCTAATACCCTGCTAAAACGTATGTCGCAAGGACGCTATCAGCTTTATCGTCGTGATAACCGCTCTAAAGGGGCAGGAAAGCAAGGACTGGAATTAGATGTTCTTGATTTAGAAAGTGGACTTTTACGTGATGTTAAAACATTGTCGGGTGGAGAGTCTTTTAAAGCGGCATTATCTTTAGCTTTAGGGCTTTCTAAAATGATTCAAGGTTATGCTGGAGGGATAGAATTAAATACTTTATTTATTGATGAGGGCTTTGGTTCTTTGGATAGTCAATCATTAGATCAAGCAATTGACTGTTTGATTGATATTCAACAAGATGGTAAATTAATTGGAATCATTTCGCATGTTAGTGAATTGAAAGAGCGAATTGATCATAAAATTATTCTTTCACGGAAGAACAAAGAAACAAAGATTGCTATTGAATAA
- the proS gene encoding proline--tRNA ligase: MANNKKNDAITAMEDDFAQWYTDVCRKAELMDYSSVKGFIIYRPYSYAMWEAIQQYMDKRFKETGHENVYMPMLIPQSLLQKESDHVEGFAPECAIVTKGGLDDLEENLIIRPTSETLFCEHYAKIVNSYRDLPKLYNQWCSVVRWEKTTRPFLRGSEFLWQEGHTVHASETEARAETLQMLEIYEDTAKNLLAIPMLTGRKTEREKFAGAEETYTIEALMHDGKALQSGTSHYFGQGFAKAFDMKFLSKENKLEYVYQTSWGVSTRLLGAIIMVHGDNNGLVLPPRVAPTQVMIIPIQQQKAGVLDKAYEIEKQLKEAGIRVKVDASDKSPGWKFSEAEMRGVPLRLEIGPKDIENNACVIAKRNDGTKEKYALDQELINTIETLLDTIHDEMYQKALNHRNSNIRQVNTYDEFKTTLETKGGYIKMMWCGDEACEVKIKEETGATSRCIKEEEEAFGDVCPICGKPAKKVVYFAKAY, encoded by the coding sequence ATGGCAAATAATAAGAAAAATGATGCAATAACGGCGATGGAAGACGATTTTGCTCAGTGGTATACTGATGTCTGTCGTAAAGCAGAATTAATGGATTACAGCAGCGTAAAAGGATTTATTATCTATCGACCATATAGTTATGCGATGTGGGAAGCAATCCAACAATACATGGATAAACGTTTTAAAGAAACAGGACATGAGAATGTTTATATGCCGATGCTTATTCCACAATCATTATTACAAAAAGAATCTGATCACGTTGAAGGATTTGCACCAGAATGCGCAATAGTAACGAAAGGTGGGTTAGATGATCTAGAAGAAAATTTGATCATTCGTCCTACTTCAGAAACACTTTTTTGTGAGCATTATGCTAAAATAGTTAATTCATATCGTGATTTACCAAAATTATATAATCAATGGTGTTCGGTAGTACGTTGGGAAAAAACGACAAGACCATTTTTAAGAGGATCTGAATTTTTATGGCAAGAAGGTCATACTGTTCATGCGAGTGAAACAGAAGCTCGGGCTGAAACATTGCAAATGTTAGAAATCTATGAAGATACTGCTAAAAACTTATTAGCAATCCCAATGCTAACGGGACGGAAAACTGAACGTGAAAAATTTGCAGGAGCTGAAGAAACTTATACGATTGAAGCACTAATGCATGATGGTAAAGCTTTACAGTCAGGCACTAGTCATTATTTTGGACAAGGTTTTGCTAAAGCGTTTGATATGAAATTTTTATCAAAAGAAAATAAATTAGAATATGTTTATCAAACATCTTGGGGAGTTTCAACAAGATTGTTAGGAGCAATTATCATGGTTCATGGTGATAATAATGGTTTAGTTTTACCGCCACGGGTGGCACCGACTCAAGTAATGATTATTCCAATTCAACAACAAAAAGCAGGGGTTTTAGATAAAGCTTATGAAATTGAAAAACAGCTAAAAGAAGCTGGAATAAGAGTTAAAGTTGATGCAAGTGATAAATCACCAGGATGGAAGTTCTCGGAAGCAGAGATGCGTGGCGTACCATTAAGATTAGAAATTGGTCCTAAGGATATAGAAAATAATGCTTGTGTAATTGCAAAACGTAATGATGGAACTAAAGAGAAGTATGCATTAGATCAAGAACTAATTAATACAATTGAAACCCTTTTAGACACAATTCATGATGAAATGTATCAAAAAGCATTAAATCATCGCAATTCAAATATTCGTCAAGTTAACACATATGATGAATTTAAAACTACATTGGAAACTAAAGGCGGTTATATCAAAATGATGTGGTGCGGTGATGAGGCTTGTGAAGTTAAAATCAAAGAAGAAACTGGAGCAACCAGCCGATGTATTAAAGAAGAGGAAGAAGCATTTGGTGATGTTTGTCCTATTTGTGGTAAACCAGCTAAAAAGGTTGTGTATTTTGCAAAAGCATATTAA
- a CDS encoding MarR family winged helix-turn-helix transcriptional regulator translates to MERIGRIIHHLAILNRNDSNQRLKEYGLTSNEGSVLMFLSRHSKVYQEELIKELQIDKSAVTRLLQNMENKGLIKRIQSPVDKRFYLLEMTALGQEKQQIVDQTFAKKDFILVSGLSEKEQEELRRMLDVIQTNLKGGKINE, encoded by the coding sequence ATGGAAAGAATTGGACGGATTATTCATCATTTAGCAATATTAAATCGAAATGATAGTAATCAAAGATTAAAAGAGTATGGATTAACAAGTAATGAAGGTTCTGTCCTAATGTTTTTGAGTCGTCATAGTAAGGTTTATCAAGAAGAATTGATTAAAGAATTACAAATTGATAAAAGTGCTGTAACAAGATTGCTCCAAAATATGGAAAATAAAGGGTTAATCAAACGAATTCAATCGCCTGTTGATAAACGTTTTTATTTATTGGAGATGACAGCCTTAGGTCAAGAAAAACAGCAGATAGTTGACCAGACATTTGCTAAAAAAGATTTTATTTTAGTATCTGGGTTGAGTGAAAAAGAACAAGAAGAACTTCGAAGAATGTTAGATGTGATACAAACAAATCTAAAAGGAGGTAAAATAAATGAATGA
- a CDS encoding MATE family efflux transporter → MNDERMGNKKILPLLIEFSVPAIIGMLVNAIYNVVDRMFIGNAPQLGAVGIAGITISYPVTLVLMAISLMVGVGGATRFSISLGQKEKDKASIYQGNAIVLTVVFGLMFTVLGNIFITPMLEVLGASKTVLPYASDYLSIVLYGAVFQCVAMCGNNFSRAQGNPKNAMISQLIGAGFNIVFDYILIIQLHMGMSGAAIATIGGQFLSMIWQLCYLCSNRSLIKLDIEHMKLKLIYALDIIKTGIPAFLMQMANSVLNFILNSTLGMYGGDIAISTVGIITSFQTICQMPLTGLMQGQQPLISYNFGAGNYHRVKETLKYAIIGGTMIAVVGFLAVQFFPETIIRMFNGEAEVVKLGTKAIRIWFLFLPLLGAQIMTANYFQCIGKIKVASILNLLRQVIILIPMILLLATFFGLNGIFWAVPIADLGAFVITIFCFIKAIKKLK, encoded by the coding sequence ATGAATGATGAGAGAATGGGAAATAAAAAAATCCTTCCATTATTAATAGAATTTAGTGTTCCAGCAATTATTGGGATGCTAGTTAATGCAATTTATAATGTGGTTGATCGAATGTTTATTGGAAATGCCCCACAATTAGGAGCGGTAGGGATTGCTGGAATTACAATAAGTTATCCAGTTACATTAGTATTAATGGCAATTTCATTAATGGTAGGAGTAGGTGGAGCTACTCGTTTCAGCATTTCTTTAGGACAAAAAGAGAAAGATAAGGCTTCAATCTATCAGGGTAATGCAATTGTTTTAACAGTTGTTTTTGGGCTGATGTTTACTGTATTAGGGAATATTTTTATAACACCCATGTTAGAAGTTTTAGGTGCTAGTAAAACAGTTTTGCCATATGCCAGCGATTACTTATCAATTGTTTTGTATGGAGCAGTATTTCAGTGTGTTGCAATGTGTGGGAATAATTTTTCTCGGGCACAAGGCAACCCTAAGAATGCAATGATTTCACAATTAATAGGGGCCGGATTTAATATCGTTTTTGATTATATTTTAATCATTCAGTTGCATATGGGAATGAGTGGTGCAGCTATAGCGACAATTGGTGGACAATTCTTAAGTATGATTTGGCAACTGTGCTATCTATGTTCAAATCGCTCTTTGATTAAGTTAGATATCGAACATATGAAACTAAAGCTGATCTATGCGTTAGATATTATTAAAACGGGAATACCAGCATTTTTAATGCAAATGGCTAATAGTGTTTTAAACTTTATTTTGAATAGTACATTAGGAATGTATGGTGGTGATATCGCAATTTCAACAGTAGGAATCATTACTAGTTTCCAAACTATATGCCAGATGCCTTTAACAGGTTTAATGCAAGGGCAACAACCATTGATTAGTTATAATTTTGGGGCAGGCAATTATCATCGAGTTAAAGAAACTTTAAAATATGCGATTATCGGTGGTACAATGATTGCAGTTGTAGGTTTTTTAGCAGTACAATTTTTCCCGGAAACTATAATTAGAATGTTTAATGGTGAGGCAGAAGTTGTAAAACTAGGCACAAAGGCAATTCGAATTTGGTTCTTATTTTTACCATTGTTAGGGGCTCAAATCATGACTGCTAATTATTTCCAATGTATTGGTAAAATTAAAGTAGCAAGTATTTTAAATTTACTTCGTCAAGTAATTATTTTGATTCCAATGATTTTATTGTTAGCGACTTTCTTTGGTTTGAATGGTATTTTCTGGGCTGTTCCAATTGCTGATTTAGGAGCGTTTGTAATTACAATTTTCTGTTTTATAAAAGCAATCAAAAAGCTAAAGTAA
- a CDS encoding peptidylprolyl isomerase, with amino-acid sequence MKKLFKFTMVMLLALSLAGCGGKSNDEQDKKTASKDLLSGNYRIEIDVKDYGVIKVELQADEAPITVTNFVKLVKEGFYDGLTFHRIIDGFMIQGGDPKGNGTGGSDETIKGEFSSNGVENPLKHTRGAISMARSSDPDSASSQFFIMHQTTTSLDGDYAVFGYVYEGIEVVDKIATTVPVTDNNGTVEASNQPVITSIKMLK; translated from the coding sequence ATGAAAAAATTATTTAAATTTACAATGGTTATGCTATTAGCATTAAGCTTAGCCGGATGTGGTGGAAAAAGTAATGATGAACAAGATAAGAAAACAGCATCCAAAGATTTGTTAAGCGGTAATTATCGAATCGAAATCGATGTTAAGGATTATGGAGTAATCAAAGTTGAACTTCAAGCTGATGAAGCACCTATTACTGTAACTAATTTTGTAAAACTAGTTAAAGAAGGTTTCTATGATGGGTTGACCTTCCATCGGATCATTGACGGCTTTATGATTCAAGGGGGTGACCCAAAAGGGAATGGAACTGGTGGTTCTGATGAAACAATCAAAGGTGAATTTAGTTCTAACGGTGTTGAAAATCCTTTAAAACATACTCGCGGTGCAATCTCAATGGCGCGTTCATCTGATCCTGATAGTGCAAGTTCACAATTTTTTATTATGCATCAAACAACTACTTCACTAGATGGGGATTATGCTGTTTTTGGTTATGTTTATGAAGGAATCGAGGTAGTTGACAAAATTGCTACAACTGTTCCAGTAACTGATAATAATGGAACTGTTGAAGCTTCTAACCAGCCTGTAATTACTTCAATTAAAATGTTAAAATAA
- a CDS encoding pyridoxamine kinase: MKRIALINDVTGYSRCSIAAQLPIISAMGIECVFVPTAILSVNTMHPEYYFDDYTDRMNDYIETYKKMKVSFDGIATGFLGSERQIDIVIDFIKTFKKKHTFVLVDPVMGDHGKLYPTYTTAMQDKMRQLIPYATIMTPNLTELCALLEVPYPHDIINRDELIEMCRQLSNLGPQMVVVTGISIGDEIINFAYEQGKEPAIIKVKRIGDDRSGTGDVISGVIAGSYLNGLNFYQCVEKAANFASRCIEYSQAVGAHNHLGLCFEPFLKEL; this comes from the coding sequence ATGAAAAGAATTGCTTTAATAAATGATGTAACAGGATATAGTAGATGTTCGATTGCAGCGCAGCTGCCGATAATTTCAGCAATGGGAATTGAATGTGTTTTTGTTCCAACTGCAATCCTATCAGTAAACACAATGCATCCAGAATATTATTTCGATGATTATACGGATCGAATGAATGATTATATTGAAACATATAAAAAAATGAAGGTTAGTTTTGATGGAATTGCTACAGGATTTCTTGGTTCAGAAAGACAAATCGATATTGTCATTGATTTTATAAAAACTTTTAAGAAAAAACATACATTTGTATTAGTAGATCCGGTAATGGGTGATCATGGGAAACTTTATCCGACTTACACTACTGCAATGCAAGATAAAATGCGTCAACTAATACCATATGCGACAATTATGACACCCAATTTAACTGAATTATGCGCACTTTTAGAGGTACCATATCCGCATGATATAATTAATCGGGATGAGCTGATTGAAATGTGTCGCCAATTGTCAAATTTGGGCCCACAAATGGTCGTTGTAACAGGGATTAGTATTGGTGACGAAATTATTAACTTTGCATATGAACAAGGGAAGGAACCTGCCATTATCAAAGTAAAGCGAATAGGCGATGATCGAAGCGGGACTGGTGATGTTATCAGCGGTGTTATTGCGGGAAGTTATTTAAATGGTTTGAATTTCTATCAATGTGTTGAAAAAGCTGCAAATTTTGCATCTAGGTGTATTGAGTATAGTCAAGCAGTTGGAGCTCATAATCATTTGGGACTATGCTTTGAGCCTTTCTTAAAAGAACTTTAG
- a CDS encoding TatD family nuclease-associated radical SAM protein encodes MVILYTLHGNGYIDLKDLDTYKGITCYVNSTNRCSCACTFCLRNTKEMLESNSLWLKREPTVEMIIAEFEKYDLTAFKEVVFCGFGEPLTRHDDLMKVAKYIKEKRSDLSIRINTNGLSSITLGRDIAPDFKGVIDTVSISLNAPTKEEYYELTRACYGVDSFNYMLQFTKACKKYVPSVVLTVVDIIGVEKIKLCQKIADGLGVELRVRPFEE; translated from the coding sequence ATGGTGATTTTATATACGCTACATGGTAATGGATATATTGATTTAAAAGATCTAGATACGTATAAGGGAATAACTTGTTATGTTAACAGCACAAACAGATGTAGTTGTGCATGTACTTTTTGTTTACGTAATACAAAAGAAATGCTTGAATCAAATTCTCTATGGTTAAAAAGGGAGCCGACTGTAGAGATGATTATTGCGGAATTTGAAAAATATGATTTAACAGCATTTAAAGAAGTAGTATTTTGTGGTTTTGGTGAACCGTTAACTCGCCACGATGATTTAATGAAAGTTGCAAAATATATTAAAGAGAAAAGGTCAGATTTATCGATTAGAATCAATACAAATGGCTTATCATCAATTACGTTAGGGCGTGATATTGCGCCTGATTTTAAGGGAGTAATCGATACAGTATCTATAAGTTTAAATGCTCCAACTAAGGAAGAATATTATGAATTAACAAGAGCCTGTTATGGAGTTGATTCATTTAACTACATGCTCCAATTCACAAAAGCGTGTAAAAAATATGTACCAAGTGTTGTTTTGACAGTTGTAGATATAATCGGGGTGGAAAAAATTAAATTGTGTCAAAAAATTGCCGATGGTCTTGGAGTAGAGTTAAGAGTTCGGCCGTTTGAAGAATAA
- a CDS encoding tyrosine-protein phosphatase, translated as MMQLSREERMLDVKSMTNVRDLGGYETQTGFYTKSHKFIRSTNPSKLSDDEKEYLYDYGIRMQVDLRSDFEVEQLPSQLTGYRDIEYYNVNLMQSKDLNVLPSEVTNYQDLAGFYIFMLEANKQQFKEVFELFYDHPYDAIMFNCSAGKDRTGVIAALLLDLAGCHDYDIVKDYSESYENNLKIISELERLVDDANRAFLESAPQMMMKFLDYLREHYGSAKEYLVSCGLEEEKIIEIIENFVI; from the coding sequence ATGATGCAATTAAGTCGTGAAGAAAGAATGTTAGATGTAAAAAGTATGACTAATGTTCGTGATTTGGGTGGCTATGAAACTCAAACTGGTTTTTATACAAAAAGTCATAAATTTATTCGTTCAACCAATCCAAGTAAGTTATCAGATGATGAGAAAGAATATCTTTATGATTATGGAATTAGAATGCAAGTAGATTTACGAAGTGACTTTGAAGTCGAACAGTTACCAAGTCAATTAACAGGTTATCGTGATATTGAATACTATAATGTCAATTTAATGCAGTCTAAAGATTTAAATGTTCTCCCTAGTGAAGTAACAAATTATCAAGATTTAGCTGGTTTTTATATTTTTATGCTAGAGGCAAATAAACAGCAGTTTAAAGAAGTTTTTGAATTGTTTTATGATCATCCATACGATGCAATTATGTTTAATTGTTCAGCTGGAAAAGATCGTACTGGGGTGATTGCGGCATTATTGTTAGATTTAGCAGGTTGTCATGATTATGATATTGTTAAAGATTATTCAGAATCATATGAAAATAATCTTAAAATAATTTCTGAATTGGAACGTTTGGTTGATGATGCTAATCGCGCATTTTTAGAATCTGCTCCACAAATGATGATGAAATTTTTGGACTATTTGAGAGAACATTATGGAAGTGCTAAAGAGTATTTGGTAAGTTGCGGTCTTGAAGAAGAAAAGATTATTGAAATTATAGAAAATTTTGTAATTTAA
- a CDS encoding MG284/MPN403 family protein has product MRKTNKLTFKQKQEAVAELFKQFHRAKLKLYCLENTNFYPQLNIGMLHEKKSGYNASIAERLNQRIDDRDELERVVAAFEIVIQALSPESQLIITNEFVLQKNHEWWLEFYSRATYYRLKTRALEEILFYVNIS; this is encoded by the coding sequence ATGAGAAAAACAAATAAACTGACATTTAAACAAAAACAAGAAGCAGTAGCGGAGCTATTTAAGCAGTTTCACCGAGCTAAATTGAAATTGTATTGTTTAGAAAATACTAATTTCTATCCGCAGTTAAATATCGGGATGCTTCATGAAAAGAAAAGTGGATACAATGCTTCAATTGCTGAACGCTTAAATCAACGAATTGATGATAGAGATGAATTGGAGCGAGTGGTGGCAGCATTTGAAATTGTGATTCAAGCATTAAGTCCTGAGAGTCAATTAATTATTACAAATGAATTTGTTTTACAGAAGAATCATGAGTGGTGGCTTGAATTTTATAGTCGAGCAACTTATTATCGTTTAAAAACAAGAGCCTTGGAAGAAATATTATTTTATGTAAATATTTCATAA
- a CDS encoding NCS2 family permease: protein MLEKIFKLKEKGTTVKTEVIAGITTFLAMAYILAVNPNMLSETGLSYDGVFLATALSSGIATLIMGLLANYPVALAPGMGVNALFTYTLVFSMGYSPAAALAAVVVSGIIFLLISVTGVRKAIINAIPQQLKLAIGAGIGFFIAFIGLKNAGIIIGSESTFVALGKLTDPVVLLAVFGVLITIILMARKTPAAVFYGLVITAIVGIVAGLCGIEGMPAMPSKIVSIDLDTSGFGIFMNGFGELFSHPDCIVALFSLLFVDFFDTAGTLISVANKTNLVDENGELDNIEQALVADSTGTVIGGILGTSTVTSFVESTAGVEAGGRTGLTACTTAILFFLSILFAPVLSVVTSAVTAPALVAVGISMATQLGGIDWDDIVFAASGFITVIMMILTYSISDGIAFGFIVYGITSVIAGRSKEIKPIVWALILIFVVYFALI, encoded by the coding sequence ATGCTTGAAAAGATTTTTAAATTAAAAGAAAAGGGAACAACGGTCAAAACAGAGGTTATTGCTGGAATTACTACGTTTTTAGCAATGGCTTATATTTTAGCTGTTAACCCGAACATGTTAAGTGAGACTGGGCTGTCTTATGATGGCGTTTTCTTAGCAACGGCACTATCTTCAGGGATCGCAACTTTGATCATGGGGTTATTAGCAAACTATCCAGTTGCTTTAGCACCGGGGATGGGAGTTAATGCATTATTTACATATACCCTTGTTTTTTCAATGGGGTATAGTCCTGCAGCAGCATTGGCAGCGGTTGTAGTATCAGGAATAATTTTCTTGTTAATTTCAGTTACTGGGGTGCGTAAAGCAATTATTAATGCAATTCCTCAACAATTAAAGCTTGCGATTGGAGCTGGAATTGGATTTTTTATCGCCTTTATTGGACTAAAAAATGCTGGAATCATTATTGGAAGCGAATCAACATTTGTGGCGTTAGGGAAGTTGACTGATCCAGTTGTATTATTAGCAGTATTTGGGGTCTTAATAACAATTATCTTAATGGCTCGTAAGACACCAGCAGCAGTATTTTATGGATTGGTGATTACCGCAATTGTTGGAATTGTAGCTGGTTTATGTGGTATCGAGGGAATGCCGGCAATGCCTTCAAAAATTGTTTCAATTGATTTAGATACTAGTGGGTTTGGTATATTTATGAATGGTTTTGGTGAGTTATTTAGCCATCCGGATTGTATTGTAGCATTATTTTCATTGTTATTTGTTGATTTTTTTGATACCGCAGGAACATTAATTTCAGTTGCGAACAAAACTAATTTAGTTGATGAAAATGGTGAGTTAGATAATATTGAACAAGCATTAGTTGCTGATTCTACAGGAACAGTTATTGGAGGAATTCTAGGAACCTCTACTGTTACTTCTTTTGTTGAATCAACAGCTGGGGTTGAAGCTGGAGGAAGAACAGGATTAACTGCTTGTACTACAGCAATATTATTCTTCTTATCAATTTTATTTGCTCCAGTACTTAGTGTTGTAACTAGTGCGGTTACTGCTCCTGCTTTAGTGGCAGTTGGAATTTCCATGGCAACTCAATTAGGTGGAATTGATTGGGATGATATCGTTTTCGCTGCATCTGGTTTCATCACAGTGATCATGATGATTTTAACTTATTCAATTTCAGATGGGATTGCATTTGGTTTTATTGTTTATGGTATTACTAGTGTAATTGCTGGTAGATCTAAAGAAATCAAACCGATTGTTTGGGCTTTAATTTTAATCTTCGTAGTATATTTTGCTTTAATATAG